A single region of the Vicia villosa cultivar HV-30 ecotype Madison, WI linkage group LG4, Vvil1.0, whole genome shotgun sequence genome encodes:
- the LOC131598803 gene encoding annexin D5-like: FRFRCDTSVVINILAHRDATHCDQIQQEYKTTYSEELSKRLVSELTGNLEAAIVVWMHDPLRRDAEIIRKSLIVDNNLEAAIEVICSHTPSQLKYLKSFYHIKFGVYLEYDIQTKTSGDLQKILLAYISTPRHEGPEVNRETAHNDAKVLFKAGEKKLGTDEKTFIQIFNERSSAHLAAVNLYYHDMYGHSLKKVVKNEASGNFGLALLTITECATNPAKYFAKVLHNAMKGMGTNDDTLIRVIVSRTEIDMQYIKAEYLKKYKKTLNDAVHSVTSGNYRDFLLELLGPNY, translated from the exons TTTAGATTTCGATGTGACACAAGTGTTGTGATCAATATTCTGGCTCATCGAGATGCTACACATTGTGACCAAATTCAACAAGAATACAAAACAACGTATTCCGAGGAGCTTTCGAAACGTTTAGTTTCAGAGCTCACTGGAAATTTAGAG GCTGCAATTGTGGTTTGGATGCATGACCCTCTCAGACGTGATGCAGAAATCATCAGAAAGTCTCTAATCGTCGACAATAACCTTGAAGCTGCTATCGAAGTTATATGTTCACATACTCCATCACAACTAAAATATCTAAAGTCATTTTACCATATAAAATTTGGTGTTTATCTCGAGTACGATATCCAGACAAAAACTTCTGGGGATCTTCAAAAG ATCTTGCTTGCATATATAAGCACCCCTCGCCATGAAGGCCCCGAAGTTAATAGGGAAACGGCTCACAATGATGCAAAAGTTCTCTTCAAAGCGGGGGAAAAGAAACTCGGAACTGATGAAAAGACTTTTATTCAAATATTCAATGAACGAAGCAGTGCGCACTTGGCTGCGGTCAATTTGTATTATCATGACATGTATGGTCACTCACTGAAGAAG GTAGTAAAGAATGAAGCATCTGGGAATTTTGGTCTCGCACTTTTGACAATAACTGAATGTGCTACTAATCCAGCAAAATATTTTGCAAAG GTGTTGCATAATGCAATGAAAGGTATGGGGACTAATGATGACACACTCATTAGAGTTATTGTATCTAGGACAGAGATTGATATGCAATATATCAAAGCTGAATATTTAAAGAAATACAAGAAGACACTCAATGATGCAGTTCACTCTGTAACATCTGGAAactatagggattttcttctcGAACTTTTGGGTCCCAATTATTAA